One genomic region from Halomicrobium zhouii encodes:
- a CDS encoding HTH domain-containing protein, producing MSPPGREVEYSESDVIQVFKDRSDYAEPLTASEVAELLGCSRRTALNKLHDLQESTDVTSKKVGGRSRVWWIPVRMD from the coding sequence ATGTCACCACCTGGACGAGAGGTCGAGTACTCCGAATCCGACGTCATCCAGGTCTTCAAGGACCGCTCGGACTACGCCGAACCGCTGACGGCGTCGGAGGTGGCCGAGTTGCTGGGCTGTTCGCGCCGGACCGCACTGAACAAACTCCACGACCTGCAGGAGAGCACCGACGTCACGAGCAAGAAGGTCGGTGGGCGCAGTCGCGTCTGGTGGATCCCGGTCCGGATGGACTGA